In Streptomyces sp. DG2A-72, one genomic interval encodes:
- a CDS encoding class I SAM-dependent methyltransferase: MNEPSYLAAVRESYDTVAAAYTERVPDPRELDPLSRAMLGVFAEFMQGGGRGPVADLGCGPGKVTAYLAGLGVPAFGVDVSPRMVEMAREAYPELRFLVGSMTALEIEDGGLGGILAYYSTHHTPPELLPTVFAEFHRTLAPGGRLFMAGYAGDGERLRPETAYGGHPVSFTSYLQPADQLAELLEQAGLVVTARLVQAPGDGAKRTVAGFLAQKPDDGS, from the coding sequence ATGAATGAGCCGTCCTACCTCGCTGCTGTCCGTGAGTCGTACGACACCGTCGCCGCCGCCTATACCGAACGCGTCCCGGACCCGCGTGAGTTGGATCCGTTGTCGCGGGCGATGCTGGGGGTCTTCGCCGAGTTCATGCAGGGCGGCGGGCGGGGACCGGTCGCGGATCTGGGGTGCGGGCCCGGGAAGGTGACGGCGTATCTGGCCGGGCTGGGCGTGCCGGCGTTCGGTGTCGATGTGTCGCCGAGGATGGTCGAAATGGCCCGTGAGGCCTATCCGGAGCTCCGCTTTCTGGTGGGGTCGATGACCGCGCTCGAGATCGAGGACGGTGGGCTTGGGGGGATCCTCGCCTACTACTCCACCCATCACACGCCGCCGGAACTGCTGCCGACCGTGTTCGCCGAGTTCCACCGCACCCTCGCACCCGGGGGCCGGCTGTTCATGGCCGGATACGCGGGAGACGGTGAGCGGCTGCGGCCGGAGACGGCATACGGCGGTCATCCGGTGTCGTTCACGTCGTATCTGCAGCCCGCGGACCAGCTTGCCGAACTGCTCGAGCAGGCCGGGCTCGTCGTCACCGCGCGGCTCGTACAGGCACCCGGCGACGGTGCGAAAAGGACGGTCGCCGGCTTCCTGGCCCAAAAACCCGATGACGGGAGCTGA
- a CDS encoding transposase, translated as MRTYRSGCAVIDITLVVADAGYGDASAFRRGLEERNPPYAVGISSRHTADRQCPAGPACLCGYRSATENAVSRPAPECEKTGHPSRPGGREAGVPAGRLPAGQQPKRLQPHLLTVRGPAYPPRRTGHPHSYP; from the coding sequence TTGCGGACGTACCGCTCGGGATGTGCGGTCATTGACATCACGCTCGTTGTCGCGGACGCCGGATACGGTGATGCCTCTGCCTTTCGCCGTGGCCTGGAGGAGCGCAATCCGCCCTATGCGGTGGGAATTTCCTCCCGCCACACCGCCGACCGCCAATGTCCGGCCGGTCCAGCCTGCCTATGCGGGTACCGGTCGGCCACCGAAAATGCAGTATCTCGACCGGCCCCGGAGTGTGAAAAAACTGGTCATCCAAGCCGGCCGGGCGGCCGCGAGGCGGGTGTCCCGGCGGGAAGGCTCCCGGCGGGGCAACAGCCAAAGCGGCTTCAACCGCATCTACTCACGGTTCGTGGCCCTGCATATCCGCCCCGCCGGACGGGGCATCCCCACAGCTACCCATGA
- a CDS encoding head decoration protein, which translates to MVSPWRTRGHPRCATAARTGHDDDRPDRGPLPSDTITADTSKLTSGVHHTAGTLNQPRNIIKSGIPLGEITASGLYAPYNSAAGGGTQILAGFLVAETAFTPGSAKTAGALLWRGEVYAAKQPVAFAPPAAASTTAFINAPGRRRI; encoded by the coding sequence GTGGTCAGCCCTTGGCGGACCCGTGGACACCCCCGATGCGCTACAGCCGCCCGGACCGGTCATGACGATGACAGGCCGGACCGGGGACCCCTCCCGAGCGATACGATCACCGCCGACACCAGCAAGCTGACGTCGGGCGTCCATCACACGGCGGGCACGCTCAACCAGCCCCGCAACATCATCAAGTCCGGCATCCCGCTGGGCGAGATCACCGCATCTGGTCTGTATGCCCCGTACAACTCCGCGGCCGGCGGCGGCACCCAGATCCTCGCCGGATTCCTCGTTGCCGAGACCGCATTCACCCCCGGCTCCGCGAAGACCGCGGGCGCACTGCTCTGGCGCGGCGAGGTGTATGCGGCGAAGCAGCCCGTCGCCTTCGCGCCCCCGGCCGCCGCGAGCACGACCGCCTTCATCAACGCTCCAGGTAGGCGGCGCATTTGA
- a CDS encoding cytidine deaminase gives MTTHTDCVDHELIRAAAHVAATRCGGDNHTMAAAARARDGRIVTAVNAYHFTGGPCAELVLIGTAAAQGAYDLDTIVAVGDRDRGVVPPCGRCRQVLLDYFPALKVIVGTKDGLRTVPVTDLLPESYIWADHQLDAEESAPLSTN, from the coding sequence ATGACCACACACACCGACTGTGTCGACCACGAACTGATCCGGGCAGCGGCGCACGTCGCGGCCACACGCTGCGGGGGCGACAACCACACCATGGCGGCTGCGGCCCGCGCCCGGGACGGCCGGATCGTCACCGCGGTGAACGCCTACCACTTCACCGGAGGCCCCTGCGCGGAGCTGGTCCTGATCGGCACCGCTGCCGCCCAGGGTGCCTATGACCTGGACACCATTGTCGCCGTGGGTGACCGTGACCGAGGCGTCGTGCCCCCATGTGGCCGCTGCCGCCAGGTCCTTCTTGACTACTTTCCAGCCCTCAAGGTCATCGTCGGGACAAAAGACGGACTCCGAACGGTGCCCGTCACTGACCTGCTTCCCGAAAGCTACATATGGGCGGACCACCAGCTCGACGCGGAGGAGAGCGCACCACTCAGCACGAACTGA
- a CDS encoding DUF3291 domain-containing protein, whose amino-acid sequence MPTLPWTIPNPPPPHGTAFVMASRFEVRSATDVPRFFLRSLAAWSQVRNAPGAYGASLIARPLKRVFCTLSAWEDRDALYTYARTEPHRGIMTSLRPTMRTSTFTFWEVDAGQLPLTWAEAEQRLTEQARNDAAGSGAAG is encoded by the coding sequence GTGCCGACACTGCCCTGGACCATCCCGAATCCGCCCCCGCCGCACGGCACCGCGTTCGTCATGGCATCCCGCTTCGAAGTCCGGTCGGCCACAGACGTTCCCCGCTTCTTCCTGCGCTCCCTGGCCGCCTGGAGCCAGGTACGCAACGCCCCGGGCGCATACGGCGCCTCGCTCATCGCCCGGCCGCTCAAACGCGTGTTCTGCACGCTGTCGGCCTGGGAAGACCGCGATGCGCTGTACACGTACGCCAGAACCGAACCGCACCGCGGCATCATGACGTCCCTGCGCCCGACGATGCGCACCTCCACCTTCACCTTCTGGGAGGTCGACGCCGGTCAGCTGCCCCTTACTTGGGCCGAGGCCGAACAGCGCCTGACCGAGCAGGCCCGCAACGACGCGGCGGGCAGCGGAGCCGCCGGCTGA
- a CDS encoding TetR/AcrR family transcriptional regulator — protein MGQASTRDRIVIAAARLLQRQGYVGTGIKQIAKEAEATLGSVYHFFPGGKEAVAVAAIKYSDQEFAAVLRDALDSEEDPGAGVQACARVLAEGLRASGWTDGCPVTAAALETLGTESGIQQACADALRSWEQIVTDKLLRSGFQARDARELATTIISALEGAEVTAQVNRSEEPLRATSRQLARLIGSYGTSHS, from the coding sequence ATGGGACAGGCCAGCACCCGGGACCGGATCGTCATCGCCGCAGCGCGCCTCCTGCAGCGCCAGGGCTATGTCGGCACGGGCATCAAGCAGATCGCCAAGGAGGCGGAGGCCACACTGGGCTCCGTCTACCACTTCTTCCCGGGCGGCAAAGAGGCCGTCGCGGTCGCCGCCATCAAGTACAGCGACCAGGAGTTCGCGGCGGTCCTCCGCGACGCGCTGGACAGCGAGGAGGACCCGGGCGCGGGCGTTCAGGCCTGCGCCCGGGTCCTCGCCGAAGGACTGCGCGCGTCGGGTTGGACCGACGGCTGCCCGGTCACGGCAGCGGCACTGGAAACCTTGGGAACCGAATCCGGGATCCAGCAGGCATGTGCCGACGCACTGCGCAGCTGGGAGCAGATCGTCACCGACAAGCTCCTGCGCTCCGGCTTCCAGGCCCGTGACGCCCGGGAGTTGGCGACCACCATCATCAGCGCCCTGGAAGGCGCCGAAGTGACGGCACAGGTCAACCGCAGTGAGGAACCACTACGGGCGACGAGCCGACAGCTGGCCCGCTTGATCGGTTCATACGGAACATCCCACTCGTGA
- a CDS encoding MerR family transcriptional regulator, whose protein sequence is MRVSELSRRSGVSIPTIKYYLRDGLLPPGRATAANQADYDESHLRRLRLIRSLIGVRGLSVSATKDVLAAVDEHLGDVHVLLGLVLGVVPAERRSTPDEPDDSGGADTAGLSEVAALTAEMGWQTSPHPPAALVVAETLETLRALGVDFDWRSLLPYAELADRTAALDLDQLQDAGDPLEQAERAVLLTVLLEPALLALRRLAQEHHSRRRYGG, encoded by the coding sequence ATGCGGGTCTCCGAGCTGAGCCGTCGCAGTGGTGTCTCCATCCCCACGATCAAGTACTACCTGCGGGACGGGCTGCTGCCGCCCGGCCGGGCCACGGCCGCCAACCAGGCCGACTACGACGAGAGCCATCTGCGCCGACTGCGTCTGATCCGCTCGCTGATCGGGGTGCGCGGACTGTCGGTCAGTGCCACCAAGGACGTACTGGCCGCCGTGGACGAGCATCTGGGGGATGTGCATGTGCTGCTCGGGCTGGTGCTGGGGGTCGTGCCCGCCGAGCGCCGCAGCACGCCGGACGAACCGGATGACTCGGGTGGCGCCGATACGGCCGGGCTGTCCGAAGTCGCGGCGCTGACCGCGGAGATGGGCTGGCAGACCTCCCCGCACCCGCCCGCGGCCCTCGTCGTCGCCGAGACGCTTGAGACGCTGCGCGCACTCGGAGTGGACTTCGACTGGCGGTCCTTGCTGCCGTATGCCGAACTCGCCGACCGCACCGCCGCGTTGGACCTCGACCAGCTCCAGGACGCGGGCGATCCGCTGGAGCAGGCGGAGCGCGCCGTCCTGCTGACCGTCCTGCTGGAGCCCGCACTGCTGGCTCTGAGGCGGCTTGCGCAGGAACACCACTCGCGGCGGCGGTACGGCGGATGA
- a CDS encoding DNA-binding protein: protein MPSTPDQQADLFTPPQPEQARADRVYASLFRIAERHATTDKQRRRQVHPSVIGPHEAVRLVSFLLSGAAQPDDGEPEVDHADITAALSLVPLARGEMDELETGLLQMARGRGMTWQEIAFGLGLGTPQAARQRYERLASRATGDADGSE, encoded by the coding sequence ATGCCTTCGACTCCTGATCAGCAGGCCGATCTCTTCACGCCTCCGCAGCCGGAGCAGGCGCGAGCAGACCGCGTCTACGCGTCCCTGTTTCGCATCGCCGAACGCCACGCGACCACTGACAAGCAACGCCGCCGACAGGTTCATCCTTCGGTCATCGGGCCGCACGAGGCCGTCAGGCTTGTGTCGTTCCTGCTCAGCGGAGCCGCACAGCCCGATGACGGCGAACCGGAGGTGGACCACGCTGATATCACCGCTGCATTGAGCCTCGTCCCACTGGCTCGCGGGGAGATGGACGAATTGGAAACCGGACTCCTCCAGATGGCACGGGGCCGCGGCATGACCTGGCAGGAGATCGCTTTCGGACTCGGGCTTGGCACTCCGCAAGCCGCCAGGCAGCGATACGAACGACTGGCCAGCCGTGCCACAGGCGACGCGGACGGCTCGGAGTAG
- a CDS encoding IS5 family transposase, with protein MSRGDLTDVEWAVLEPLLPVTNNRCGRWRDHRQVINGILHRLSTGAQWRELPERFGPWKTVHKRHLLWSADGTWEMLLQHVQAQADAEGDIDWDINVDSTSVRAHQHAAGAPRAAPSTPPGSSGAPRRSVRGADEGESAAPPGGGGAAGEALGRSRGGLTCKIHLSAEGHCRPLSLLITPGQRADCTQFEPVMGKIRVPRLGLGRPRRTPNSVAADKAYSNRKTRVYLRKRGIRHVIPEKNDHKVARLRRGSRGGQPSGFDKDRYKKRNTVERAINKLKLFRAVATRYDKRGYVYLGTVTAAALLIWLRS; from the coding sequence ATCAGCAGGGGTGACTTGACCGACGTTGAGTGGGCCGTGCTGGAACCACTGCTGCCGGTGACCAACAATCGGTGCGGCCGGTGGCGGGACCACCGCCAGGTGATCAACGGGATCCTCCACCGGCTCAGCACCGGGGCGCAGTGGAGAGAGTTGCCCGAACGCTTCGGCCCGTGGAAGACCGTGCACAAGCGGCACTTACTGTGGTCGGCCGATGGCACCTGGGAAATGCTCCTCCAACACGTCCAGGCCCAAGCCGACGCCGAGGGTGACATCGACTGGGACATCAACGTCGACTCCACCTCTGTCCGCGCCCACCAGCACGCCGCTGGGGCGCCCAGGGCGGCACCGTCCACACCGCCGGGTTCTTCAGGGGCTCCGCGAAGATCAGTTCGCGGAGCCGACGAGGGCGAGTCCGCGGCTCCTCCTGGAGGAGGCGGTGCGGCGGGCGAAGCCCTCGGCAGGTCCCGTGGCGGACTGACCTGCAAGATTCATCTGAGCGCGGAGGGACACTGCCGTCCGCTGTCCTTGCTCATCACGCCGGGGCAACGAGCCGACTGCACGCAGTTCGAGCCGGTCATGGGCAAGATCCGTGTCCCCCGGCTGGGTCTCGGGCGTCCGCGCCGCACACCGAACAGCGTTGCTGCCGACAAGGCGTACAGCAACCGCAAGACCCGCGTTTATCTACGGAAGCGCGGGATCCGGCACGTGATCCCGGAGAAGAACGACCACAAGGTCGCCCGTCTCCGGCGTGGTTCACGTGGCGGACAGCCATCGGGTTTCGACAAGGACCGCTACAAGAAGCGCAACACGGTCGAGAGGGCGATCAATAAGCTCAAGCTGTTCAGAGCCGTGGCCACCCGCTATGACAAGCGCGGATACGTTTACCTGGGCACCGTCACCGCCGCGGCACTCCTCATCTGGCTCCGGTCGTGA
- a CDS encoding DUF4185 domain-containing protein — MAPATARAASSPRQLQVNKIADLTGPGLTTRFRMEATDLGIPVPTADGRLLFFFGDTFEGPAVGAGWWRSPVALYSTTTDLNAGVTWSGAVGGEAAQQLWPYDHNNGEYSTILPTDGITIGSTTYLHVILNQGELGNVVRTELWRSDDYGATWAFTGATWPPDVHGGLFQQLSWSLGNDGFVYLYSTGFQRDKPIILQRVRAEAIADPAAYETWGFLNGAWAWGNPPTPILEGAFGELCLRPMPAEGKWILTWFNAGDYRIDAIVMDTPTSDLTTALRQTLIWGTDWGNEDDTHVAQLYGGYVIPGSTLNDLHLAVSQWHSEDNWPYRVMQFRARGLWP, encoded by the coding sequence TTGGCCCCCGCTACCGCCCGGGCCGCGTCGTCCCCGCGGCAGTTGCAGGTGAACAAGATCGCCGACCTCACCGGTCCGGGCCTGACGACCCGTTTCCGCATGGAGGCCACCGACCTGGGCATCCCCGTCCCCACGGCCGACGGCCGTCTGCTGTTCTTCTTCGGCGACACCTTCGAGGGCCCGGCCGTCGGCGCCGGCTGGTGGCGCTCCCCGGTGGCGCTGTACTCGACGACCACGGACCTGAACGCCGGGGTCACCTGGTCCGGCGCGGTCGGTGGTGAGGCCGCGCAGCAGCTGTGGCCGTACGACCACAACAACGGTGAGTACTCCACCATCCTGCCCACCGACGGGATCACCATCGGCAGCACCACCTACCTGCACGTCATCCTGAACCAGGGGGAACTGGGCAACGTGGTGCGCACGGAGCTCTGGCGCTCGGACGACTACGGCGCGACCTGGGCCTTCACCGGCGCGACATGGCCCCCGGACGTGCACGGCGGGTTGTTCCAGCAGCTCAGCTGGAGCCTGGGGAACGACGGGTTCGTGTATCTCTACTCCACCGGCTTCCAGCGCGACAAGCCGATCATCCTGCAACGGGTCCGCGCCGAGGCGATCGCCGACCCGGCGGCCTACGAGACCTGGGGCTTCCTGAACGGAGCATGGGCCTGGGGGAACCCGCCCACGCCCATCCTGGAGGGCGCCTTCGGCGAGCTGTGCCTGCGCCCGATGCCGGCAGAAGGGAAGTGGATCCTTACCTGGTTCAACGCCGGTGACTACCGCATCGACGCCATCGTCATGGACACCCCGACCTCCGACCTCACCACTGCCCTCCGCCAGACCCTTATCTGGGGCACGGATTGGGGCAACGAGGACGACACGCACGTCGCGCAGCTGTACGGCGGATACGTCATCCCGGGCTCCACGCTGAACGACCTGCACTTGGCGGTCAGCCAGTGGCACAGCGAGGACAACTGGCCCTACCGGGTGATGCAGTTCCGCGCCCGCGGCCTGTGGCCGTGA
- a CDS encoding carbohydrate-binding protein has product MVTHSNGHSCAAPRFASLSRFMAWAAVAILAAGTVVGIAAPAQAVNTTYYVDSASGADSNTGLDQSHPWKSLSKVNATTFGAGDRILLKAGSAWTGQLWPKGSGAAGSPIVIDSYGSGAKPRINGAGTAADAVRLFNQQYWTIRNLEVTNTAPSTGTPGANLGDFRGIHVGGNNSQTLDGFVIDAVNVHDVTGQVNWIGGDTADNKPGITFQTGWDASKKTGGIVFDTTVPNTAAPPSTPTILNDVTIQNSRISNTSFAGIVVKQYTGSSPGAVSTGWGTRTSATDTRFKPHTNFTIRGNHITQAGTAYGCNGIYLTDVRGGTIERNVVDKTGTSGIETYFADNVTIQFNEVFGTSKKAGGADSNGIDPDKGTTGQVVQYNYVHGNGDGILLCQFAFGNVVLRYNVITSNTRYQIYLHSDAAARAQIYNNTLYNDASNYLIYGYGKYLASTYAISNNILYSTRANATLSTSSTITYRNNLYGGATLAVPGGDSGAVVANPQFVSAPINAPSGTPDTGPALAAAYELKVAAGSPAVNAGVSIAGNGGRDYEGNALYNGAPDIGAFEQPSGGGSATRYEAETSPAVCTGTIDANWSGYSGSGFCNGDNAAGAYAQFTVNASTAGTATVSVRFANGSTTDRPADLVVNGSTVQTVSLPGTGAWSTWGTKTATISLAAGSNTIRLSPTTTGGLANIDYLDVTTP; this is encoded by the coding sequence ATGGTGACCCACTCGAACGGGCACTCCTGTGCAGCGCCCCGCTTCGCGTCCCTTTCCCGCTTCATGGCCTGGGCCGCGGTCGCCATTCTCGCGGCCGGCACTGTCGTTGGGATTGCGGCTCCCGCCCAGGCGGTCAACACGACGTACTACGTGGACTCCGCCAGTGGCGCCGACTCCAATACCGGCCTTGACCAGTCCCATCCGTGGAAGAGTCTCAGCAAGGTCAATGCGACGACCTTCGGCGCAGGCGACCGCATCCTGCTCAAGGCCGGTAGCGCGTGGACCGGGCAGCTGTGGCCAAAGGGCTCCGGGGCAGCGGGTTCGCCCATCGTGATCGACTCCTACGGCAGCGGTGCCAAGCCTCGGATCAACGGCGCCGGCACGGCCGCCGACGCGGTACGCCTGTTCAACCAGCAGTACTGGACGATCCGCAACCTCGAGGTGACCAATACCGCCCCGTCGACCGGCACCCCCGGGGCCAACCTGGGCGACTTCCGCGGCATTCACGTCGGCGGCAACAACAGCCAGACCCTCGATGGGTTCGTCATCGACGCCGTCAACGTTCACGACGTCACCGGCCAGGTGAACTGGATCGGCGGCGACACGGCCGACAACAAGCCGGGCATCACTTTCCAGACCGGTTGGGACGCCTCGAAGAAGACGGGCGGGATCGTCTTCGACACCACCGTGCCGAACACCGCCGCGCCGCCGAGCACGCCGACCATCCTCAACGACGTGACAATCCAGAACTCGAGGATCTCCAACACGTCGTTCGCCGGCATCGTCGTCAAGCAGTACACGGGTTCGAGTCCGGGCGCGGTCTCGACCGGATGGGGCACCCGCACCAGCGCCACGGACACGAGGTTCAAACCCCACACCAACTTCACGATCCGGGGCAACCACATCACCCAGGCCGGCACGGCGTATGGCTGTAATGGCATCTACCTCACCGACGTGCGCGGTGGCACGATCGAACGCAACGTCGTGGACAAGACCGGCACTTCCGGCATCGAGACGTACTTCGCCGACAACGTCACGATCCAGTTCAACGAGGTCTTCGGCACCTCGAAGAAGGCGGGCGGGGCCGACTCCAACGGCATCGACCCCGACAAGGGCACCACCGGCCAGGTCGTGCAATACAACTATGTGCACGGCAACGGCGACGGCATCCTGCTGTGCCAGTTCGCCTTCGGCAACGTCGTGCTGCGCTACAACGTCATCACCAGCAACACCCGCTACCAGATCTACCTGCACTCCGACGCCGCCGCCAGGGCGCAGATCTACAACAACACCCTCTACAACGACGCCAGTAACTATCTGATCTACGGCTACGGCAAGTACCTGGCCTCCACGTATGCCATCAGCAACAACATCCTCTACTCGACCAGGGCGAACGCCACCCTCTCGACCAGCTCCACCATCACCTACAGGAACAACCTCTACGGTGGAGCGACCCTGGCCGTCCCCGGCGGAGACTCCGGGGCCGTCGTGGCGAACCCGCAGTTCGTGTCCGCCCCGATCAACGCCCCCTCGGGCACGCCCGACACCGGTCCCGCTTTGGCCGCCGCGTACGAGCTCAAAGTCGCCGCGGGCTCCCCGGCGGTCAACGCCGGCGTGAGCATCGCCGGCAACGGCGGCCGTGACTATGAGGGGAACGCGCTCTACAACGGCGCCCCGGACATCGGCGCCTTCGAGCAGCCGAGCGGCGGTGGCTCGGCTACTCGTTATGAGGCGGAGACCTCGCCGGCGGTGTGCACGGGCACGATTGATGCCAACTGGTCGGGCTATTCCGGCAGCGGGTTCTGCAACGGCGACAATGCTGCCGGTGCGTACGCACAGTTCACTGTCAATGCGAGCACGGCGGGGACGGCGACGGTGAGCGTACGTTTCGCCAACGGGAGCACGACCGACCGGCCGGCTGATCTGGTGGTGAACGGCTCGACGGTGCAGACGGTGTCACTTCCGGGTACCGGGGCGTGGAGCACATGGGGCACCAAGACGGCTACCATCTCGCTCGCTGCAGGCAGTAACACGATCCGGCTCAGCCCGACCACGACCGGCGGCCTGGCCAACATCGACTACCTCGACGTCACGACGCCCTAG
- the tnpA gene encoding IS200/IS605 family transposase has product MGAPATPRLHVVWCPKYRRRVLGGRVAVRLRELIEQKAAEKGWEITALEVMPDHVHLFVKRDPKASASYVANPFKGFTSSVLREEFPHLKSRMPTLWSSSFFVASVGAVSADTVEKYINTQWERPWTKKQKEGNA; this is encoded by the coding sequence ATCGGTGCACCCGCCACGCCCCGGCTCCACGTGGTGTGGTGCCCCAAGTACCGCCGTCGCGTGCTCGGTGGCAGGGTCGCGGTCCGGCTGCGTGAGCTGATCGAGCAGAAGGCCGCCGAGAAGGGCTGGGAGATCACCGCCCTTGAGGTGATGCCCGATCACGTGCACCTGTTCGTCAAGCGCGATCCGAAGGCTTCCGCCTCCTACGTCGCGAACCCGTTCAAGGGGTTCACCTCCAGCGTGCTGCGGGAGGAGTTCCCGCACCTCAAGAGCCGTATGCCCACGCTGTGGTCGTCGTCGTTCTTCGTCGCCTCGGTCGGCGCGGTCAGCGCGGACACGGTGGAGAAGTACATCAACACGCAGTGGGAACGGCCCTGGACGAAGAAGCAGAAGGAGGGCAACGCGTGA
- a CDS encoding NAD(P)-dependent oxidoreductase produces MSSKQSVTVIGLGPMGQAMVHALLGKGHPVTVWNRTPSRADALVARGAVLAKSAEDALTANELVVLSLTDYDAMYAVLEPASHALAGRVLVNLSSDTPEKTRAGARWVSEHGGVHLTGGVNASPSGIGQPGSSTFYSGPREVFEAHRSILEVLTDTDYRGDDPGLAALLYQIVVGMFWTSVLGYWQAIALADANGLTAADVLPHATELLTGMPGFLSFYAERIDAGEHGGDAERLAMGMASVEHVLHTNADAGVDTTLPAAVAALFRRGMDAGHGADSASSLAELMKTAKA; encoded by the coding sequence ATGAGCAGCAAGCAGTCCGTGACCGTCATCGGACTCGGCCCCATGGGGCAGGCCATGGTCCACGCCTTACTCGGCAAGGGGCACCCCGTCACCGTCTGGAACCGCACCCCATCGCGTGCCGATGCCCTCGTCGCGCGCGGCGCCGTACTCGCAAAGAGCGCCGAAGACGCCCTGACCGCCAATGAGCTGGTCGTCCTGAGCCTTACCGACTACGACGCGATGTACGCCGTGCTGGAGCCGGCTTCCCACGCCCTGGCCGGCCGCGTGCTCGTCAACCTCAGCTCCGACACCCCGGAGAAGACCCGCGCTGGGGCGCGGTGGGTGTCCGAGCACGGCGGGGTCCACCTCACCGGTGGCGTCAACGCCTCGCCTTCCGGCATCGGACAGCCCGGGTCGTCCACCTTCTACAGCGGGCCGCGTGAGGTGTTCGAGGCGCACCGGTCGATCCTCGAAGTCCTGACCGACACGGACTACCGGGGCGACGATCCCGGCCTGGCCGCGCTCCTGTACCAGATCGTCGTGGGCATGTTCTGGACGTCCGTGCTCGGATACTGGCAGGCCATCGCGCTCGCCGACGCCAACGGCCTCACGGCGGCTGACGTCCTCCCGCACGCCACCGAGCTGCTGACCGGGATGCCGGGCTTCCTCTCCTTTTACGCTGAGCGCATCGACGCCGGCGAGCACGGCGGCGACGCGGAGCGGCTGGCCATGGGCATGGCCAGCGTCGAACACGTTCTGCACACCAACGCCGACGCGGGCGTCGACACCACGCTGCCGGCCGCCGTGGCCGCTCTGTTCCGGCGCGGCATGGACGCCGGACACGGGGCGGACAGCGCCTCCAGCCTGGCGGAGCTGATGAAGACGGCCAAGGCATAG
- a CDS encoding RidA family protein, which translates to MAITLVNPDGLPKVDAYRQVSIATGSKLVFIAGQVAWDADGVTVGAGDLAAQVEQCYLNIATALAAAGATFDDVAKVTIYAVDWVPDKMPLLLDGLGRAAARLGITPVPPGSLLGVAALDVPEHLVEVEAVAVID; encoded by the coding sequence ATGGCCATCACTCTGGTGAACCCCGACGGACTGCCGAAGGTCGACGCCTATCGGCAGGTGTCGATCGCGACCGGGTCGAAGCTGGTCTTCATCGCCGGTCAAGTCGCCTGGGACGCCGACGGGGTCACGGTGGGCGCAGGCGATCTCGCCGCTCAGGTCGAGCAGTGCTACCTCAACATCGCCACCGCCCTGGCCGCGGCCGGCGCCACCTTCGACGACGTGGCGAAGGTGACCATTTACGCCGTCGACTGGGTCCCGGACAAGATGCCTCTCCTCCTGGACGGGCTCGGCCGGGCGGCGGCGAGGCTGGGGATCACCCCGGTCCCGCCGGGCTCACTGCTGGGCGTCGCGGCACTGGATGTGCCTGAGCATCTGGTCGAGGTCGAGGCCGTCGCCGTCATCGACTGA